A genomic region of Anaerolineales bacterium contains the following coding sequences:
- a CDS encoding dienelactone hydrolase family protein, which produces MPTGGRGPGLLLLHAWWGLTDLFKRMADELAAAGFVVFAPDFFGGAQTDQIAVAEQQVQAAEADLVARQALASAALAYLQAHPARRAGKLAALGFSFGAAYALVLDEAHPDAFDKVVLYYGMAGAELGQSQARYLAHFAENDPYESTQAARAMQAPNLTVHIYPGSGHWFAEANRPDAYVPAAAELAWQRTLAFLQG; this is translated from the coding sequence TTGCCGACCGGTGGCCGCGGCCCTGGCCTGTTGTTGCTGCACGCCTGGTGGGGACTGACGGACCTATTCAAGCGGATGGCGGATGAGTTGGCCGCGGCGGGCTTCGTGGTGTTTGCCCCCGATTTCTTCGGCGGGGCTCAAACCGACCAGATCGCCGTGGCCGAGCAGCAGGTGCAGGCGGCTGAAGCGGACTTGGTCGCAAGGCAGGCGCTGGCCAGCGCCGCACTCGCCTATTTGCAGGCACACCCGGCGCGCCGCGCCGGCAAGCTGGCCGCGCTGGGCTTTTCGTTCGGGGCGGCCTATGCACTCGTGCTGGATGAAGCGCACCCCGATGCGTTTGACAAGGTGGTGCTGTATTACGGCATGGCCGGGGCCGAGCTAGGCCAGAGCCAGGCGCGCTACTTAGCCCATTTTGCCGAAAATGACCCCTACGAATCCACACAAGCCGCCCGCGCTATGCAGGCGCCCAACCTGACCGTACATATCTACCCGGGCAGCGGCCATTGGTTTGCCGAGGCCAACCGGCCGGATGCGTATGTGCCCGCGGCGGCCGAGCTGGCCTGGCAGCGCACCCTGGCGTTTTTGCAGGGTTAA
- a CDS encoding biotin transporter BioY, with translation MQQVLSERLLPRSRSTWLAEALLIMLAALFIAALAQLRIPLQPVPITGQTLAVLLVGMALGARRGALAVVAYLAMSVAGLPFFTGAQSGLAYMSGSTGGYLVGFVPAAALVGWLAEHGWDRTLGKTLLAMLLGNLVIYALGVSWLAVLLGGFLGPKGSLALGLVPFLLGDVLKALVAALLLPTAWMLINEQHALRR, from the coding sequence ATGCAACAAGTGCTTTCTGAACGATTACTGCCGCGCAGCCGCTCGACCTGGCTGGCGGAAGCATTGCTGATCATGCTGGCGGCGTTGTTCATTGCCGCCTTGGCCCAGTTGCGTATTCCGCTGCAGCCAGTGCCGATCACCGGCCAGACCCTGGCGGTGTTGCTGGTAGGCATGGCGCTTGGGGCGCGCCGCGGCGCACTGGCCGTGGTGGCCTACTTGGCCATGAGCGTGGCGGGGCTTCCGTTCTTCACCGGAGCGCAAAGCGGCCTGGCGTACATGAGCGGGAGCACCGGTGGCTACCTGGTGGGTTTTGTGCCGGCCGCGGCGCTGGTGGGCTGGTTGGCGGAGCACGGCTGGGACCGCACGCTGGGCAAGACCTTGCTGGCGATGTTGCTGGGCAACCTGGTGATCTACGCCTTGGGCGTTAGCTGGCTGGCTGTCTTGCTGGGCGGCTTTTTGGGCCCCAAAGGTTCGCTGGCTTTGGGCTTGGTGCCCTTCCTGTTGGGCGATGTACTCAAGGCGCTGGTGGCCGCGTTGCTGTTGCCCACCGCCTGGATGCTGATCAACGAACAACACGCCCTCAGGCGCTAA